One Spea bombifrons isolate aSpeBom1 chromosome 1, aSpeBom1.2.pri, whole genome shotgun sequence DNA window includes the following coding sequences:
- the ZBTB7C gene encoding zinc finger and BTB domain-containing protein 7C: MASGDDDLIGIPFPNHSSDVLCGLNEQRHDGLLCDVILIVQDQEYRTHKSVLAACSKYFKKLFTAGSLVEQPYIYEIDFVKPDAFSAILEFAYTSTLTITTSNVKHILDAAEMLEIQCIINVCLEILETPRDGEDDDKEEEEEDDDDDGDDEAKDFMTQENQMNIQESSCHQSPTNSDHAEDSYHETRKDFSTHCSTTSHSSGHQSAIKDFSIESLLSENLYPKNNVADRRPAISHFIPGYFPHLWNGDLGAFSQLKDQQADNVPLDLVIKNRKIKVEEHDDLAAIPFPNDFFKETFLNHSPDHFGPIKAEMDYSAYLSFLSAAHLGMFPPWPLEEERKIKPKASQQCPICHKVIMGAGKLPRHMRTHTGEKPYMCNICEVRFTRQDKLKIHMRKHTGERPYLCIHCNAKFVHNYDLKNHMRIHTGVRPYQCEFCYKSFTRSDHLHRHIKRQSCRVSRPRRGRKPAAWRTASLLFAHNGRQEEDNFSMMADRGGHHSGGAVYLPGPGRNHFIDEPRNIINLQDLEKRFEGSQIKLLAGGDLEPARSRGHFNFGLAQTDAVAPSPFYTGSDSWSVTLNQTSIAEAAD, translated from the exons ATGGCCAGTGGAGATGACGATCTGATTGGCATTCCGTTCCCGAACCACAGCAGCGACGTTCTTTGCGGACTCAACGAGCAAAGACACGATGGTCTGCTCTGCGATGTTATCCTCATTGTGCAGGACCAGGAATACAGGACTCACAAATCCGTACTGGCCGCCTGCAGCAAATATTTCAAAAAGCTTTTCACCGCCGGCTCGTTAGTGGAGCAGCCTTACATTTACGAGATTGACTTTGTCAAGCCCGACGCGTTCTCCGCCATACTGGAATTTGCCTACACGTCGACTCTCACCATAACGACGTCCAACGTGAAGCACATCCTGGATGCAGCGGAGATGCTGGAGATCCAGTGTATTATTAATGTATGCCTCGAGATCCTGGAGACACCTCGAGACGGAGAAGACgatgacaaagaggaggaggaggaggacgatgATGATGACGGAGACGATGAAGCAAAAGATTTCATGACCCAGGAAAACCAAATGAACATTCAGGAAAGCAGCTGCCACCAAAGTCCTACTAATTCAGATCATGCAGAAGACTCCTACCACGAAACACGAAAGGACTTTTCAACTCATTGCTCAACCACCTCCCATTCTTCTGGCCACCAAAGCGCCATAAAGGATTTCTCAATAGAGTCGTTACTAAGCGAAAACCTGTATCCCAAAAATAACGTCGCTGACCGGAGGCCGGCCATTTCACATTTTATACCCGGTTATTTTCCCCATCTTTGGAACGGAGACCTGGGGGCTTTCTCCCAACTCAAAGACCAGCAAGCGGACAATGTCCCCCTAGACCTTGTGATAAAGAACAGGAAAATTAAGGTGGAGGAACACGATGACTTAGCAGCCATCCCCTTCCCCAACGACTTTTTCAAGGAAACATTTCTCAACCATTCACCCGATCACTTTGGACCCATTAAGGCAGAGATGGACTACAGCGCTTATCTCAGCTTTCTTAGCGCGGCTCACTTGGGTATGTTTCCTCCATGGCCTTTGGAAGAAGAGCGAAAGATCAAACCAAAGGCTTCTCAACAATGTCCCATCTGCCATAAAGTGATCATGGGGGCCGGGAAACTTCCAAGACACATGAGGACTCATACGGGAGAAAAGCCATACATGTGTAACATCTGCGAGGTCCGATTCACCAG gcagGACAAGCTGAAGATTCACATGCGGAAGCACACCGGAGAGAGGCCCTATCTCTGCATCCACTGCAACGCCAAATTCGTGCACAACTACGATCTGAAGAACCACATGCGCATCCACACGGGGGTCCGGCCGTACCAGTGCGAGTTCTGTTACAAGAGCTTCACGCGGAGCGATCACCTCCACCGCCATATCAAGAGACAGAGCTGCCGGGTTTCTCGGCCCAGGAGAGGCAGAAAGCCGGCGGCTTGGAGGACGGCCAGCCTGCTCTTTGCCCACAACGGCCGCCAAGAAGAGGACAATTTCTCCATGATGGCGGACAGAGGCGGCCATCATTCCGGCGGAGCCGTGTACCTCCCGGGTCCCGGCCGTAACCATTTTATCGACGAGCCCCGAAACATCATTAACCTGCAAGACTTGGAAAAGCGTTTTGAGGGGTCCCAGATCAAGCTGCTGGCCGGGGGGGACCTGGAGCCAGCGAGGAGCAGGGGCCACTTTAATTTTGGCTTGGCCCAGACCGACGCCGTCGCCCCAAGTCCGTTCTACACTGGATCAGACTCGTGGAGCGTTACTTTAAATCAGACGTCGATTGCAGAGGCGGCCGATTAA